Within Citrus sinensis cultivar Valencia sweet orange chromosome 1, DVS_A1.0, whole genome shotgun sequence, the genomic segment TACAGTTAGGTACCAATATTTTGTGCAACTGCGCTCAAAAAGTTGGTCATGGGCCCAATAGATTCCCCAATAACTTCATCCTCTTTCACCCACTACCGGGTCGGCCCAATAGTCATTCTGTTGCCCAGCCTGGCTATTAGCTAATAGATTTCTAATGATTCGGCCTCACTTTGTGTGTCAAATTCTAACAATCATGTGCGAGTGCAATTTCCTCGTTGACGTTTGTGTTCCTTTATTGTTGAGCTTGAGGTTGAGGGTCttttaaagaagattttgttaTTAAGCTTTAAATGGGTACCATCAGATTATTGATCTGGATTTCAGTAGGCTGCATCAAGGCAAATCCCCTTCTTCACGGAAGATTTCTCGAGTAGGCTCTAAATATGCTGCATAAGATTTCAAGTTAAGCTTCAAATGAGTTGAGATCAAGACAAGTTGTATGCTTAAAGcacttgtaatatattttctctaGTGGACTTTAACTGGGCTGTTACACATTTCAAGTCTACGCTTAAGATAGGCATTAAGGtaagttttcttttccttatatcatatttttccGAGTGACCTTCAAGTGTACTACATCAGATTTTTTCTGTTAAACTTTAAATGAGCTTCAACTCGAATAAGAATTCTGTTGTGCGAGTCTTgacaacaaataaatataatatgctATGCTTCTTATTTCGGCACCCCATTCTTGGGTAACTAAGAAACCAAATGAAAGGGAAAGTTGACTGAAAGTAGAAAACGTCATTCATTATGGGCAGCTATACCTATATTCTTGCAGCAGTCTGGACCCTGAATGATGTGCTAAGGAAACTAGTTCACTACTTGCTCAACATCTCTCTACATGCAAAGAGTTAACATAAAGATAGCTGATGGGAAGCCATGAAAAGATTCTCTTAAAAGCTAGGTAATGGAGTCTTGGGAGGAGACAATAACATACGAGTGGTTAGTTTGTCTTTTGACAATAATGTTTATTTATGCACGTATTCAGCTTGCCCATTAAGTCAATGACAGTAACATAAAAGTGTTTTTGAAGCTGAAAGCTCAATTTTTAAGTACTTCCATTAAATTTTAGCTTTTGTTTATCAAACTTCATTGTAAACCAGTTTAAAATGAAAGGGAAAAGCAAGGACGGATGAGAAAATTCTATTTGACTCACTTTGAACTCGGGCATTGCATCTATGGTTTTAAAGCAGAGAGCGCATCTGGTTCTTTATCTTCATAATTATGTACATTTCTATGAGATTTGATGCTTAAAGGGATTGTAAATTATTGCTGTGAGAATGCTTTTCTTTTGAAGTGAACTAGTCATTGTGATGATTCCTTGAATCTTATATCTGAGTTTCTGCATGCACTTTGTCAATCTTCTCCTCcaccacccccccccccccccccaccgaataatttcattttgcaTTGATTGAATTCAAAGCTCTAGCTAGTGGCGGTCCATGATTAAGACTTTGATTTCTCTATTGATTTTGGCAACCACAGCCTGTCATTCGTTGGACcactttatatataaattgctGTTGAATTATAGATGTTTCCCACACTACACACCCGAGGTGTGGACACACAGAGATGGAGATAGGAAGATGACTTTTCATGAGGTGCTAGAAAACATAGTGTCTTCATTAATTAAgcggaaaaagaaaattacaaaagagaagagaaatttCAAAAGCTTCATGTTAGAACAACAACATGCACCATACGATAAAGCCAGAAACCCTTAAATTCTTCCACTGCATGTAGATTTCATGACATGCTTGTGAAAAAGGACAGACCTTCAAGCCATGATTAACTTAATAGCCTACATTGCACCACCTGAAAAGTACAAGGggcaaaaaatttaagattcaGAGCTAAATATTACATACAACTCAACTCAAAGATATTAAGTTATGATTTATAGTATATGAGGATTCGCTTCTTACTTTATTCCCTTGGTGTTTTGCATTTGTAGCACACCATCCTGCTAGCATAATTGTGAACTCCACATCCCATTCTGCTTAACAAATTAAGATGCATacatattacttttaatttatggTAGTCATATCTGATTTAAAAACCCAGACATAAATGATTCTAAATGTACatccatttaattaatcatgcatgtgttatcatcatcataatcatTTGAGACAATGCTGCCCAATGAGAATATGAATGCAACAGTTAATGTGCCATCTTGAAACAATGCAGACTGGTATCTGGCCTTGTTACTTATTTAGGAACTAGGAGTATGAACTCTACAATTATTGGATTTGTATACTATATATCATATAACAATTAGTCTAGGCATGCATAATTTCTTGAAATAAAATGTCATTGTGATTCACCTATTGCAAATCCAGTCACCCGATTTCCATCCTGGGGGGACACTGCCATCAGTTCCATAAGCCATCATGTTAGCACAAGCATAATCAGTCTTCGCAGCCCCACACCTATAGCAGTTTGGTCGGCTGGCATAATTGTGAGCTCCACAGTTCATGGCGGTGCAATACCAGTCTCCGGCTAGGACCTCTGTCCTGTTACACAAGTAGGTTGATACATCGGGGCCCCCATACTTTGGGTACCCGCAACGCTGGCATGCTTCTCgcttcttgaaattctggtgTTGGCATGCAGCACACATCCAATCTCCTCCTGGCAAGCTCATTTTTTTATCCTGACATATGACACGTGCAAATTTGGACATATTAAGCAGCAGTTAATAAACAACTAATCACTTTCAATATGTGCTTGTACTCTTATATATGAAACTTTACAGCAAGCTACTTCCACCAATTCAAGAAAAGATTTCTTTAAGTCATACTCTTGGTATCAGTGCTCTTCTAACTATAAGCataaacaattaaacaaaCCACGACTAGCTGTTTGATATACAACTTGCTGAATTTTCAgtagaaaattaacaaagcacGGAATGGAGAAGCTCACCTTAATTCAGAAAGGctttgaaacaaaaatctaGTGCTGATGAGCAGTAGCTGTTTGTGACAAATGGTCAATGCAGTTGGTATTTTGGTGTTTGGGTGGGGGCGCTATATATACTTGCCAGGGCCTCATGTGTGGGGCCATGAATGGTGctctatcatttttataactttttcagatggttcttttttttttttcaatgttgTGATGCACAAGTGGAAATATTTCTGAGAGATTTAGATAAACCTCTTCTTTTCTGCTGTTTCTTTCACTGTTCTTTGGGAAGAACAGGCTTGTAAAGAGGAGAAATAGTAAGCCTATGAACATACATTTTTCCTACAAAATTCCAAACTTACCCTCTCTTTATATGATTCCCTTCAGCATTattgcaaaagaaaatactTTGAAGTATTCTCCATATCTATTTCCAGTAAGGTGGGTGGTATTGGGGAAGATGTTATTTGAAAGCTGGCTAGCTGATACAACATTTTCCCTCCTATCTCTTAGTAGGATTGCTCCCACGTGCAAAAGTAGACGTGGATtaaggatggcaatggggaggggaggggaggggaggggaccagtATCCCTGCATCCATCCCTGCACCCATCCTTGATATTCTATATATATCCCCGTTCTCTCTCCGTCCCCATTAGAATTGCCTAAGGTGATCTCCGTCCCCTCCTCGAATAATAAGAGGGGATCCCCGAAAGATCTTCAATTTCTGAATAACtgatacatttttaaatttaaattctgaacttgatttaatcatattaaaataaaaatttaaaccaaAATAAGGTTTGACAATATATCTTACACTAACATTAATCCATTACAAAAATCACactacaaaatacaaatcatCAGAATAATTATCTTAGTCAATCTTCATgatcttataataaaaagaaattatttttatattaataatgaaataaatgaaatgggTATAgatactaaaattaatatttttaataaaagcattTATTCTTACACCTCATGCTCCTCATGTTTTTCCTAGAAGAATGTGACAAATTGAGAGAACATTAGGTTTCAAatctaaaacaataaaaataatataagtaatatgactcataatttaaaacatttttgggCCAAGGCCTTTAGAATAAGGTTTGGTCAAATAGTAATTCAAGACTACAACTAGTTAAGTaggctcaaaatttttatagtaaatttatataaatattttgatatttgttatttatactaatatttaatataatttaaatttcattattcatttattaataattctaaaaaataaaaataaaattaaaaattaatacgaGGAAATAGGTAGGGGATGGAGATTCTACCTCATCTTCGTCTCTTCcccaaataagaaatttggtaaaaaattattcctgTCTCTTTCTTGAATAAGCAATTGGTTATAAAATCATCCgcataccctccccgaatagaGAAAATCCCTGAGGGTCTCCGTCCCCGTCGGAATTTTTGCCATCTCCCTACCGTGGATGCCCATGTTTGTGCAAACGTCGTACGCATACGTGGAACTGTCCAACTTGCAAATACACTTTCCTGGAGGAGGTTTATATAGTCCCGGTGCACATGGGACAGTAAAAAAGCTCAAACAACTCTGAAACATTTCACTTGGAATCAATTCCTTATGATGCACAACCATTGccaaattcttttctttccttgtTTCGATTCCTTTTCTGCAATAATTCAAAAGCTATTTGAAGATTCATATCCCTTTGCTCTCCAGCTCCCATTTGTTAATGTGTGTATGCACGTCTATATTCCAATGTGACTTGACCAAAGCCTCTTTTGCTCGTGATTGAATTCTTAAAAACATGTGTGCATAAACCACAGACTTAAAACTTTCTCTGGCTCCTGCCAAATGTGGACACGTCAGGTTCAAAGTTTAGCAGTCAAATGGCTggcaaaattttaatcaacTTCCATTTAAGGTTTTACTAAAAAGCGAATGTTCTCAGTTGTTTAACTGGAATAATAAGATTGCGGCGGCTTGACGCTGTCAAGAATGGGCTTGAGAACCTGGTATGCTAGTTATCTGAAAAGTGGTACATTGCAGGTGGGCTCCTTTTGAACAATACTGAATAATTTTGCAATACTGTAAACAAAGATTGAATGCAAGAATCATATTCTTTCTTAACTATAAAATAGtgttaacatatattttcTTGCTTGTCAGCACTCATCTAGAGGCATGCCAATTGCCAAAGGCATTGAACAAGACTCTGTTCATAAGCATGCATATTCACATACATGTCTCATCGGCTTAAATCAATTCTTCCTGCACCATGCCTTGCTAGTTGACAGTGGCCTGATTGGTCACCACTTTTAGTTTAGCCCCTTCTGTGAACATGACACcgaatattattatattttattagctcctaattaagtaaaaagttaTTGTGGTAAAGTACCCATTAATTTTTCTGCCCCATCTCTCCAATGTGGGCACAGCAGGAAATAAAGGTAAGAATagcatattattattttttttgcaattGCTAGTAGTAACTTCCTTCAGAATATACTCAATTGGGGcttcttcacaaaataaaaccaTAAGAGGACCTTCTGACTATGGGATGTAGGGTCACTTTTGCTGACATGGCGACATATTCAATCCCACGTTGGCATAGATGGTTGCGTGTTGACCTAGGGTTCGATAAGGAGGAATCCTAATCACCAGTATTGTACCAGACACAGTGCATATTCCACAACACATAAAAAACCTTAGACAATGCATCAACTTCTTTATTCTCAATTTGTGATGGTTTTTTGAAATGGGGCCATCTCTCCTCAATAATACTTGCAGAATCCACATCCATAAGGGGATTACCCATGAAAATAGCCgttgcttttgaatttttgaatattCTCCCCTTCCTGCCACATGATTGAACAGGGGCACTTAAACCTTATTATACAGTAATCATTGTCGGCTTGTCGCATCAATCTTGCACATTTCAGATGCCTTAACAGATATTGTagctattaattttatcatactCAGCTCACCCATCAAACTTGATTGGAGAATGACTAAGAACAACTAAAGCCACTTTATGAACTTTACATAGCAATTTTGGATTGGTGGGTGACTCTTCTATGGGTGACAGATATTATCATCATAAAAGCTTCTGAAACTTggtattcttttttctttctttctttctttttgctaTTATCCTAATGACCATGAAAGCAAGAAAATAACCGGTGCATCTTTTAAAATGGGTCAATGATTGGACCAAAATGTCAATCCATCTAGTGCTATAAAGAAttgggatttattttcttttgttttaacCCGATATAACAAAATGCTCTCTGGATAAGGCTGCTTTCTTTAATTCCAATGATAAAGCTTCATCAGGACAGCATTTGCTTGttggaaaaatataataataagttgcTATTTGAAAGCATAATTTTGACTGGGACTTATTTAGTGTAAGTAGAAGGTTAAGgatgatttgaaattttctataTCAGTACTTTAAAATGATGTATTTATCTACTGAGATAAATGAGAAATCGATGCTTAAAGCACACCTGCTGACTGCATGGAATAAAAGTAAGAGTTATAGAGATTGTAGCAGCTAGTTAAACTAATTATgtaatcaatttcaaaatttattatttataattactaattaaattcagaatttattctcaaattGTAACGGTCAATTAAACTTGGATTTTAGTATGAATTAAATCTAGAATTTAATGTGTAGTTAATGAGATTATGGTTATACtttgaattaaattcaagattaaataaaatgtttaataaGCAGTACTTACACctttaattagaaattaaaagcaGTGATTACAAGTGCatttgataagaaattaaatgcGTTAGCTACagaatttataatattcaaatttatggAAGAAAATGTCCcttattgaattctataaattgacatttttcttcatttcaagGAAGTGACAAGGAGAGAAAGAGACATATTAAATgtccaaaaagaaataatatatgaaagaATAGAAGATGATAATCTTTAATTCCTCATTTATCATCTATTTTGATATAGTTCAGACAAAATGGAAGTTCGTTATAGAATACTTGGTGTTGCACTAGAGGTATCTATTACCATTATATGCTAGAAAATAGATGTCGTTTGAATCTTAAAGCACCCAGAGTAGGAGgcgaatttattttaaagaaactaTGGTATCATACAAGCCTTGGTTTACACTCTATTCTTTTGtcttattttatgttattattttgtcaCAATAATTTCTGTAAAGTCCTAATTTGTGatttgtattttcaaaatctattccTCCTACATCGTGTATATCATGTGTTTTCCCAATAGTGTTAAGTGAATAATATCAGTGTGTCCAATAAGGATGTAATATATTTGTTGAACtaagattatatttttttattctaatccCCCAAGATTACACTCCACACACTGATCTTTATATCAAGAATGATTAACAAACCAAATCAGAAACTAGGGATGACATATTTTTCTAGACACGGTCC encodes:
- the LOC102619395 gene encoding uncharacterized protein LOC102619395, with product MSLPGGDWMCAACQHQNFKKREACQRCGYPKYGGPDVSTYLCNRTEVLAGDWYCTAMNCGAHNYASRPNCYRCGAAKTDYACANMMAYGTDGSVPPGWKSGDWICNRMGCGVHNYASRMVCYKCKTPRE